One region of Oryza sativa Japonica Group chromosome 5, ASM3414082v1 genomic DNA includes:
- the LOC136356679 gene encoding uncharacterized protein yields MEANDWLRAIEKKLNLLQCNDQEKVAFATHQLQGPVSAWWDNYMVTRPDATEVTWAEFCQNFRKVQIPEGIMAQQKREFRALQQGTITVTEYLHEFNRLARYAPEDVRTNAEKQEKFLFGLDDELTNQLISGVYEDFEKLVDKAIRQEEQRNKMDRKRKAAQISFPQGNNQKPRFMTGQLGGPSTLIVCQHRPYHPSNFNNDYNGGSHNNSKQHNHNLTPPPLMAPAQLDPPAMSAQSEQPKKGAVGKPGPCFNCGKHGHFAGKCPKLNRTGPRFIQARANHVSAEEAQAAPKVVLGTFPVNSYPATVLFDSGSYPWK; encoded by the exons atggaggccaacgactggctccgtgctattgagaagaagctgaacctactgcaatgcaacgaccaagagaaagttgcttttgctacacaccagttgCAAGGTCCCGTTTCTGCCTGGTGGGAtaactacatggtgacccgtccagatGCAACGGAGGTTACTTGGGCAGAGTTTTGTCAAAACTTTAGGAAGGTACAGATTCCTGAAGGGATTATGGCACaacagaagagagagttccgtgcattgcaacaaggaaccatAACGGttacagagtacctgcacgagttcaaccgcctcgcgcgctacgctcCTGAGGACGTGCGCACCAATgctgagaagcaggagaagtttttgtttgggctcgatgatgaattgaccaaccagcTAATCTCCGGAgtctatgaggactttgagaagcttgtggacaaggcAATCCGCCAGGAAGAGCAACGCAACAAAATGGACCGAAAAAGAAAGGCAGCTCAGATCAGCTTTCCTCAGGGGAACAATCAGAAGCCTCGCTTCATGACGGGACAGCTAGGTGGGCCTTCCACCCTGATCGTCTGTCAGCACCGTCCCTATCACCCGAGTAACTTCAACAACGACTACAAcggtggcagtcacaacaacagtaaGCAGCACAACCACAACTTGACTCCACCCCCACTAATGGCACCAGCTCAGTTAGATCCGCCAGCTATGTCAGCTCAGTCAGAACAGCCCAAGAAGGGGGCTGTAGGAAAGCCAGgaccctgcttcaactgtggcaagcACGGCCACTTTGCTGGCAAGTGTCCGAAGCTGAATCGCACTGGACCCAGGTTCATCCAGGCCCGCGCCAATCATGTGTCTGCAGAGGAAGCACAGGCAGCACCAAAGGTCGTGTTGGGCACGTTTCCAGTGAACTCATATCCAGCAACAGTTCTCTTTGATTCGG GTTCATACCCCTGGAAATGA